One segment of Campylobacter concisus DNA contains the following:
- a CDS encoding response regulator transcription factor, producing the protein MQEVLEILKKTSVLVVEDDDMARELIISGLKPYCEQVIGACNGQDGVEKFKKQGFDIVMSDIHMPVLNGFEMMNEMKRTKPHQKFIVFTSYDSDENLIKSMEEGAMLFLKKPIDMKDLRSMLISLSFERDEKLVYLSDEVSINLKREKIYKNGIEIYLSFLQNKIFWLFAYNLNKLVTYEMIEEFVYESDVSKAAIQNVILRLKRELGVKFKNISESGYILITKSE; encoded by the coding sequence TTAGAAATTTTAAAAAAGACATCCGTCTTGGTAGTCGAAGATGACGATATGGCAAGAGAGCTTATTATTAGCGGGCTTAAGCCTTATTGCGAGCAGGTAATTGGTGCTTGCAATGGACAAGATGGCGTGGAGAAATTTAAAAAGCAAGGCTTTGATATCGTGATGAGCGATATTCACATGCCAGTGCTTAATGGCTTTGAAATGATGAATGAGATGAAGCGCACAAAACCGCACCAAAAATTTATCGTCTTTACCTCTTATGATAGCGATGAAAATTTGATAAAAAGCATGGAGGAAGGGGCGATGCTTTTTTTAAAAAAGCCTATTGATATGAAGGATCTTAGATCAATGCTTATTAGTTTAAGTTTTGAACGAGATGAAAAGCTAGTTTATTTAAGCGATGAGGTGAGTATAAATTTAAAAAGAGAGAAAATTTATAAAAACGGCATTGAAATTTATCTTAGCTTTTTACAAAATAAGATATTTTGGCTCTTTGCTTATAATCTAAATAAGCTAGTTACTTATGAGATGATAGAAGAATTTGTCTATGAAAGCGATGTTAGCAAGGCGGCTATCCAAAATGTGATACTTCGTCTAAAGCGTGAGCTTGGTGTGAAATTTAAAAATATCAGCGAGAGCGGATATATTTTAATCACAAAATCTGAATGA